From a region of the Paenibacillus sp. R14(2021) genome:
- a CDS encoding sugar phosphate nucleotidyltransferase: MKIVLLSGGSGKRLWPLSNDSRSKQFLKILKNGDGKLESMIQRVWGQLGEADLQNHAYVATSKPQVEMIYSQLGSDINLIVEPERRDTFPAIALAATYLYSIESVNLNETIVVMPVDPYVENSFFQSLKRLEHVLDHSDADLALMGVKPTYPSEKYGYIIPKEEAGADRPFVDVHSFREKPVKEEAEAMIRQSALWNCGVFAFKLDFLITILIANELPIQYEEMLKRYDKLPKISFDYEVVERANRVAAVQYDGPWKDLGTWNTLTEEIETPVIGKGIITEGSLNTHVINELDVPITLMGLSDVIVAASPDGILVADKAASPQIKEVMKHSDQRPMYEERRWGRYRVLDYIRYPDGREVLTKRIFIAGGKNLSYQYHSLRDEVWTVVSGSGDMILNEYRFSVKEGDVISIPKDNKHSLRAETDIEIIEVQTGSQLIEEDIVRLELDWSEIVQLCRV, from the coding sequence ATGAAAATCGTACTTCTATCGGGCGGCTCGGGCAAAAGGTTATGGCCGCTGTCGAACGACTCCCGTTCCAAACAGTTTCTGAAAATCCTTAAGAACGGCGACGGAAAGCTGGAGTCCATGATTCAACGGGTTTGGGGGCAGCTGGGTGAAGCCGATTTGCAAAATCATGCCTATGTGGCCACCAGCAAACCGCAGGTCGAAATGATCTACAGCCAGCTGGGCAGCGACATCAACCTGATCGTCGAACCGGAGCGAAGGGATACGTTCCCCGCCATCGCGCTCGCGGCCACGTACCTGTATTCGATCGAAAGCGTGAATTTGAACGAAACGATCGTCGTCATGCCTGTCGATCCGTACGTCGAGAACTCGTTCTTCCAATCGCTAAAGCGGCTGGAGCACGTGCTGGATCATTCCGATGCCGACCTCGCGCTCATGGGCGTGAAGCCGACATATCCGTCGGAGAAGTACGGTTACATCATTCCGAAGGAGGAAGCCGGAGCCGATCGGCCTTTCGTCGACGTGCACAGCTTCCGCGAGAAGCCCGTCAAGGAAGAAGCGGAAGCGATGATCCGCCAATCCGCGCTATGGAACTGCGGCGTGTTCGCGTTCAAGCTTGATTTCCTCATCACGATCCTGATCGCGAACGAGCTGCCGATACAGTACGAGGAAATGCTGAAGCGGTACGACAAACTACCTAAAATCAGCTTCGATTACGAAGTGGTGGAACGGGCGAACCGCGTCGCGGCCGTCCAATACGACGGGCCATGGAAGGATTTGGGCACGTGGAACACGCTGACCGAGGAAATCGAAACCCCCGTGATCGGCAAAGGCATCATCACGGAAGGCTCGCTGAATACGCATGTCATCAACGAGCTGGACGTTCCGATCACGCTGATGGGCCTGTCCGACGTCATCGTAGCGGCGAGCCCCGACGGTATTCTGGTCGCGGACAAAGCGGCGAGCCCGCAGATCAAGGAAGTCATGAAGCATTCGGATCAGCGTCCGATGTATGAGGAGCGGCGATGGGGCCGGTATCGCGTGCTGGATTACATCCGCTACCCGGACGGCCGGGAAGTGCTTACGAAACGGATCTTCATCGCAGGCGGCAAAAACCTGAGCTACCAGTACCACAGCCTGCGCGACGAGGTCTGGACGGTCGTCTCCGGCAGCGGGGACATGATCCTGAACGAGTACCGCTTCTCCGTCAAGGAAGGCGACGTCATTTCGATTCCGAAGGATAACAAGCACAGTCTGCGGGCGGAAACGGACATCGAGATCATCGAGGTCCAAACCGGGTCGCAGCTCATCGAAGAGGATATCGTCCGGCTCGAGCTGGATTGGAGCGAAATCGTTCAACTTTGCCGCGTTTAG
- a CDS encoding sulfotransferase, whose product MVDSNGNNLAFLLCTPRSGSSLATVMLQNHSKMFATQEMWFLMSLYDLRSPQRRAYGGTGILSQFYNGILPQETFEDASRAFALQAYNGLLQSSAGAELVIDKSPRYYYLLEFLDALFPQSKRIWLIRNPFAVLASNKKVNKQRGAGFDLAGSLRHPDFDMKIADLTVGLFRYYHYFAGDNPYAHRLHYEKLVAEPRTQLTEVCRFLGTAYEEGMETYGNYMNSAKSDLYFSMGVGDPFVANHKEPNQESVHIWKDVLDKREIELYGRTLGARIFRELGYAGELEEAEKLTGVRFEHEPDTELIALRTKQLAEATGCRWEEGYTLKSAADPGRGSAPAETAEASNGRHAETLRLQMTARALEKRLELGAMEQQRLKAQLDATSRKINRLKSLVPFGSRLSSLASAYLTGGGGKK is encoded by the coding sequence TTGGTCGATTCGAACGGCAACAATCTTGCCTTCCTGCTCTGCACGCCCAGAAGCGGAAGCTCCTTGGCTACGGTGATGCTGCAAAATCACAGCAAGATGTTCGCCACGCAGGAAATGTGGTTTCTGATGAGTCTCTACGATCTCCGGTCGCCGCAGCGCAGGGCATACGGCGGAACCGGCATTCTCAGCCAGTTTTATAACGGCATCCTGCCGCAGGAAACCTTCGAGGACGCGAGCCGCGCGTTCGCGCTTCAGGCGTACAACGGCTTGCTGCAGAGCAGCGCAGGAGCGGAGCTGGTCATCGACAAGTCGCCCCGATATTATTATTTGCTTGAATTCCTGGATGCGCTGTTTCCGCAATCCAAACGGATCTGGCTCATCCGGAATCCGTTCGCGGTCCTCGCCTCGAACAAGAAAGTGAACAAGCAGAGGGGCGCGGGCTTCGATCTCGCGGGAAGCCTCCGCCATCCGGATTTCGACATGAAAATCGCGGACCTGACCGTCGGGCTGTTCCGGTATTACCATTACTTTGCCGGAGACAACCCGTACGCGCATCGGCTGCATTACGAGAAACTGGTGGCGGAACCGAGGACGCAATTAACCGAGGTTTGCCGGTTTCTCGGCACCGCGTACGAAGAGGGCATGGAAACGTACGGCAATTACATGAATTCCGCCAAGTCCGACTTGTACTTCAGCATGGGCGTAGGCGACCCGTTCGTGGCGAACCATAAGGAGCCCAATCAGGAATCCGTCCATATCTGGAAAGACGTGCTGGACAAGCGCGAGATCGAGCTGTACGGCCGTACGCTCGGGGCGCGGATATTCCGCGAGCTCGGCTATGCCGGGGAGTTGGAGGAAGCCGAGAAGCTGACGGGCGTGCGTTTCGAGCATGAGCCTGACACGGAGCTGATCGCGCTGCGGACCAAACAATTGGCCGAGGCGACCGGCTGCAGATGGGAAGAAGGCTACACGCTGAAATCCGCAGCTGATCCGGGAAGAGGCAGCGCGCCGGCGGAGACGGCCGAAGCGTCTAACGGGCGGCACGCGGAGACGCTTCGGCTGCAGATGACTGCGCGCGCGCTCGAGAAACGCCTGGAGCTCGGCGCCATGGAGCAGCAGCGGCTGAAAGCGCAGCTTGACGCCACGAGCCGAAAGATCAACCGTTTGAAGTCGCTCGTTCCCTTCGGCAGCAGGCTATCGTCCTTGGCATCGGCCTACTTGACCGGCGGCGGGGGGAAGAAATGA
- a CDS encoding chitobiase/beta-hexosaminidase C-terminal domain-containing protein, with the protein MKKKLVCLAALGICAVLVPAPVLGDAVPPAYEIEVDSLVNWNQVYRHSDSLKLQNLSGDKLDPTRVKPSGVSGEYMVYRTQEKSFLRSFSIYAYSASGQQHSHPTLSISRDGKTYKEITPDIHESGENTLEYESRGFPGDTRYLKITFQGGGANPSPSIGKVVLNGPAIVDASVPSGTVPYGRMIMLNRGEAGETVYYTTDGSDPRSSLTRKHYSTPIPVLGKLTLKTTAVNHSGTGKSAASQVSTYQYETASSDAAPTGLIDNLDSFKLSDGRSNLYIAKNDPGFFNNDGSRATRTSSGSGYIVYRTEYDIHSFTVYSSFFTGVAIENQRFFASADGKQYTEIAARADTTGYSQSDWQAYSYEALALPAHTRYLKIMLAGAANSWSPQMSKVVINQNTASVKLSSSKTGAAAKAELSTETLGARIYYRLNKGPDFLPYTAPLELTGYNVLEAYAVKDGLVPSPIRNFSLNAGSEIEVDKYGQMKKASFTEKVSSDKQLADDASKDEAYYDSLKTPSDRDGYGGLAGSASTYGLKESGYFAIQQMDGRKVMTTPNGDLYFSLAVNGVTANETYTMVKGRELKFESVPPYEGEYKRAYIGKDNYSFYMANVYRKTGVFPTEHSVYSAAVSRLQKWGFNGVGNYSTEKYGEEGKMPYVRMLPLNRMGWAKLDGISIFDIFAPNAEAKIDATFQKALTPHKDDRMLIGYFIDNEYDFHKFYSNVPKLKASSAAIKGKLVERMLDKYETIAAFNAAWGTKFESFDDLGEADMPVKTSASWRDMDDFYAYYLDTFFGTVSRIYRKYDPNHLLLGDRWITTTFHNKKFRDPLAETEGKYVDVISINYYSYKIETDLLQDVYEKSGGKPILLSEFGYGTGEQGLKPLLPNSASNQFQRGMRYRNYVEGVATLPYIVGAHLFNYVDQAGLGRYWQGEWGEHYNSGLVNVADRPYKDYLKGIKDTNDDIYKLVLKERPKFYYDFNKG; encoded by the coding sequence GTGAAAAAGAAATTGGTGTGCTTGGCGGCACTCGGCATCTGCGCCGTTTTGGTTCCGGCGCCCGTGCTTGGAGACGCCGTTCCGCCCGCCTACGAAATCGAAGTCGATTCGCTCGTTAATTGGAACCAGGTGTATCGGCATTCCGATTCGCTCAAGTTGCAAAATCTTTCGGGCGATAAGCTCGATCCGACGCGCGTGAAGCCAAGCGGCGTTTCTGGGGAATACATGGTCTACCGGACGCAGGAAAAAAGCTTCCTCCGCTCGTTTTCGATTTACGCTTATTCTGCTTCGGGGCAGCAGCACAGCCATCCGACCCTATCGATCTCAAGGGACGGCAAGACGTACAAGGAGATCACGCCGGATATTCACGAGAGCGGCGAGAATACCCTCGAATACGAGTCGAGGGGCTTTCCGGGAGACACAAGATATTTGAAAATCACCTTCCAGGGCGGGGGAGCGAACCCATCCCCGTCGATCGGGAAGGTTGTGCTGAACGGACCTGCGATCGTAGACGCGAGCGTTCCTTCGGGGACGGTGCCTTACGGCCGCATGATCATGCTGAACCGGGGCGAAGCGGGCGAAACGGTCTATTACACGACCGACGGCAGCGATCCGCGAAGCTCGCTGACCCGAAAGCATTACAGCACTCCGATTCCGGTGCTCGGCAAGCTGACGCTGAAGACCACTGCCGTCAACCATTCGGGAACGGGCAAGTCGGCGGCCAGCCAGGTGTCGACCTACCAGTATGAGACGGCTTCCTCGGACGCCGCGCCAACCGGACTAATCGACAACCTAGACAGCTTTAAGCTAAGCGACGGCCGTTCCAACCTGTACATCGCGAAGAACGACCCCGGATTTTTCAACAACGACGGAAGCCGGGCGACGCGCACCTCGAGCGGGTCGGGTTATATCGTATACCGGACGGAGTACGATATCCATTCCTTCACGGTTTACAGCAGCTTCTTCACGGGCGTTGCGATCGAGAACCAGCGGTTCTTCGCTTCGGCAGACGGCAAGCAGTATACCGAAATTGCCGCGCGGGCGGATACCACTGGTTATTCGCAAAGCGATTGGCAAGCGTATTCCTACGAGGCTTTGGCTCTGCCCGCCCACACGCGGTATTTGAAAATCATGCTGGCCGGGGCGGCGAATTCCTGGTCGCCGCAAATGTCCAAGGTCGTCATCAATCAGAACACGGCTTCCGTCAAGCTGTCTTCGTCGAAGACCGGCGCTGCGGCCAAAGCCGAGCTATCGACCGAAACGCTTGGGGCGCGCATCTATTACCGGTTAAACAAGGGACCTGATTTCCTCCCGTACACTGCGCCTCTGGAGCTGACCGGCTATAACGTCTTGGAGGCGTATGCGGTCAAGGACGGTTTGGTCCCGAGCCCGATCCGCAACTTCTCGCTCAACGCCGGCAGCGAAATCGAAGTCGACAAATATGGCCAGATGAAGAAAGCGAGCTTCACCGAGAAGGTGTCGAGCGACAAGCAATTGGCCGATGACGCAAGTAAGGACGAAGCGTATTACGACAGCCTCAAGACGCCCTCCGACCGCGACGGTTACGGCGGACTCGCCGGCAGCGCGTCGACATACGGCCTGAAGGAAAGCGGATATTTCGCGATTCAGCAGATGGACGGCCGCAAAGTCATGACGACGCCGAACGGGGACCTGTATTTCAGCTTGGCGGTAAACGGCGTGACGGCCAACGAAACGTATACGATGGTGAAGGGACGGGAGCTTAAGTTCGAATCCGTTCCGCCGTACGAGGGCGAATACAAGCGCGCGTACATCGGGAAGGACAACTACTCCTTCTATATGGCTAACGTCTACCGCAAGACCGGCGTCTTTCCCACCGAGCATTCCGTCTATTCGGCAGCGGTCTCCCGGCTGCAAAAATGGGGCTTTAACGGCGTAGGCAACTATTCGACCGAGAAATACGGCGAAGAAGGCAAAATGCCTTATGTGCGAATGCTCCCGCTGAACCGCATGGGCTGGGCAAAGCTGGACGGCATCTCGATCTTCGACATCTTCGCGCCGAACGCCGAAGCGAAGATCGACGCCACGTTCCAGAAGGCGCTGACGCCGCATAAGGACGACCGGATGCTGATCGGGTACTTCATCGACAACGAATACGATTTTCATAAGTTCTATTCCAACGTGCCGAAGCTGAAGGCGAGCTCGGCCGCCATCAAAGGGAAGCTGGTAGAGCGGATGCTCGACAAGTATGAAACCATCGCCGCGTTCAACGCCGCTTGGGGCACGAAGTTCGAGTCGTTCGACGACTTGGGGGAGGCCGATATGCCGGTCAAAACGTCGGCATCCTGGCGCGACATGGACGACTTCTACGCGTACTACCTGGATACGTTCTTCGGGACCGTTTCGCGCATCTACCGCAAATACGATCCCAATCATTTGCTGCTCGGCGACCGGTGGATCACGACGACCTTCCACAACAAGAAATTCCGGGATCCGCTTGCCGAGACGGAAGGCAAATACGTGGACGTCATCAGCATCAACTATTACAGCTACAAGATCGAGACGGATCTCCTGCAGGATGTCTACGAAAAGTCGGGCGGCAAACCGATCCTGCTCAGCGAATTCGGCTACGGCACCGGCGAGCAGGGGCTGAAGCCGCTGCTTCCGAATTCGGCGTCGAATCAATTCCAGCGAGGGATGCGTTACCGGAATTACGTGGAAGGCGTCGCCACACTGCCTTACATCGTGGGCGCGCACCTGTTCAATTACGTCGATCAAGCCGGGCTCGGCAGGTACTGGCAGGGCGAATGGGGCGAGCATTATAACTCCGGGCTCGTCAATGTCGCGGACCGGCCTTATAAGGATTACTTGAAGGGCATCAAGGATACGAACGACGATATTTACAAGCTGGTGCTCAAGGAACGGCCTAAATTCTACTACGATTTCAACAAAGGGTGA
- a CDS encoding asparagine synthase-related protein, which produces MSAIAGLLRFDGQPAGSVEGGGMMDAMERYDADDVRTWSDGPVFLGCRSKWITPESVHERLPYYDPEHRLAIASDAMLDNRGELFDLLQVRSARRAGMTDSELILLAYRKWGRGVPEHLIGDFAFVIWDEAKRKLFGARDLFGHRCLYYHRDARRFSFGTTMAPLFALPGVAKELNESWLAEFMAIPEMYESTDAGATPYRNIHQVPPAHAIAVSDGQVSLFGYGSLEPKEMLRLKSDGEYEEAFRDVFGEAVKSRLRTHRQVAATLSGGLDSGAVASFAARTLREEGKTLHTYSYVPTGDFTDWTPASATADETRFMKATARYAGNISDRYMDFAGISPMSQVDEWLDILETPYKFFENSFWLKGMHEQAGRQGAGVLLTGARGNFTVSWGPAVYYYALLLRKMKWLQFMREFRQYRANKGIAGSRLLSIICKEAFPVLTKRSSAAADNAPDIPTMLIHPDFAKRTEVFAKLRDSRIGTNGTLIHDPLEIRKEKLQSLAVANKNGASATKLSLRYGVWERDPTCDPRVVRFCFSVPVEQYVKGGLDRALIRRATKHYLPDEVRLNQRVRGIQGADWVHRVIPAWKSLECELLQLCADPVAGHYLHVGRIKEAVAQLGREPRPEHAFRPEMRMLMRSLIIYRFLKRTL; this is translated from the coding sequence ATGAGCGCCATCGCGGGTTTGCTCCGGTTCGATGGGCAGCCTGCCGGGTCCGTGGAAGGAGGCGGCATGATGGACGCGATGGAACGCTATGACGCGGACGACGTCCGGACATGGTCAGACGGCCCCGTGTTTCTCGGCTGCCGTTCCAAATGGATCACGCCCGAATCCGTGCACGAACGGCTGCCCTATTACGATCCGGAGCATCGGCTCGCGATCGCTTCGGACGCGATGCTCGACAACCGCGGGGAATTGTTCGACCTGCTGCAGGTTCGGTCCGCCCGCCGCGCCGGCATGACCGACAGCGAGCTCATTCTGCTTGCGTACCGGAAATGGGGGCGCGGTGTGCCAGAACACCTGATCGGCGATTTCGCCTTCGTCATCTGGGACGAAGCGAAGCGGAAGCTCTTCGGCGCAAGGGACCTGTTCGGCCATCGGTGCCTGTATTATCATCGCGACGCCCGGCGGTTCTCCTTCGGCACGACGATGGCGCCCCTGTTCGCGCTGCCTGGCGTGGCGAAGGAGCTGAACGAATCCTGGCTCGCGGAATTCATGGCGATCCCGGAAATGTACGAGTCGACGGACGCCGGCGCCACGCCGTACCGGAACATTCACCAAGTGCCGCCGGCTCACGCGATCGCCGTCTCGGACGGCCAAGTATCGCTCTTCGGCTACGGCTCGCTCGAGCCGAAGGAGATGCTGCGGCTGAAGTCGGACGGCGAGTACGAGGAGGCGTTCCGGGACGTGTTCGGAGAAGCGGTGAAGTCGCGGCTTCGGACGCACCGCCAGGTGGCGGCGACGTTGAGCGGAGGCCTCGACTCGGGAGCCGTAGCCAGCTTCGCGGCCCGCACGCTGCGGGAAGAAGGGAAGACGCTGCACACGTACAGCTACGTCCCGACCGGCGATTTTACCGATTGGACACCCGCGAGCGCGACCGCCGACGAGACCCGGTTCATGAAAGCAACAGCCCGTTATGCGGGAAACATCTCGGATCGGTACATGGACTTCGCGGGCATCAGCCCGATGTCCCAGGTGGACGAGTGGCTGGACATCCTCGAGACGCCGTATAAGTTTTTCGAGAATTCGTTCTGGCTGAAGGGCATGCACGAGCAGGCCGGTCGGCAGGGTGCGGGCGTCCTGCTCACCGGAGCGCGGGGGAACTTCACAGTCTCGTGGGGACCGGCCGTCTACTATTATGCGCTGCTGCTCCGAAAGATGAAATGGCTGCAGTTTATGCGAGAGTTCCGGCAATACAGGGCCAACAAAGGAATTGCAGGCTCAAGGCTGCTGTCCATCATCTGCAAAGAAGCGTTCCCCGTCCTTACGAAGCGGTCGAGCGCGGCCGCGGACAACGCGCCGGACATTCCGACGATGTTGATCCATCCCGATTTTGCCAAGCGGACCGAGGTGTTCGCTAAGCTTCGGGACAGCCGGATCGGCACGAACGGCACCCTGATCCACGATCCGCTGGAGATCCGGAAGGAGAAGCTGCAAAGCTTGGCGGTCGCGAACAAGAACGGCGCCTCGGCGACGAAACTGTCCCTGCGCTACGGCGTATGGGAACGCGATCCGACCTGCGACCCCAGGGTCGTCCGATTCTGCTTCTCGGTACCGGTGGAGCAATATGTGAAGGGCGGCCTCGACCGAGCGCTGATCCGCAGGGCGACAAAGCATTATCTGCCCGACGAGGTCCGGCTGAACCAACGCGTGCGGGGCATTCAGGGGGCCGATTGGGTACACCGCGTCATCCCGGCCTGGAAATCGCTCGAGTGCGAGCTGCTGCAGCTTTGCGCGGACCCCGTCGCGGGACATTATCTCCATGTCGGACGGATCAAGGAAGCCGTGGCGCAGCTCGGCAGGGAACCGCGTCCGGAGCATGCATTCCGGCCGGAGATGCGGATGCTGATGCGGAGCCTGATCATCTACCGGTTCCTGAAGCGGACACTATGA
- a CDS encoding paeninodin family lasso peptide: MTNQVKKEWAVPTLESLEVSETMYGKGNTTIDFVTTDDMDIYNPS, encoded by the coding sequence ATGACAAACCAAGTGAAAAAGGAATGGGCGGTTCCGACTCTGGAATCCCTTGAAGTAAGTGAAACGATGTATGGCAAAGGCAACACGACGATCGACTTCGTTACGACGGACGATATGGACATATACAACCCAAGCTAG
- a CDS encoding UDP-glucose/GDP-mannose dehydrogenase family protein produces MNITVIGTGYVGLVSGICYAELGHRVVCVDKDRAKVETLQNGGIPIYEPGLQELSVKNSAAGRLSYTVDLREAVEQSEIVIIAVGTPSLPNGEANLAYIDQAAIEIAQAMNGYKIIAVKSTVPVGTNERVGNLIRSRTSERFDSISLPEFLREGSAVQDTMHPDRIVIGADSESAADIIVQLHRKLTEHIVVTDIRSAEMLKYASNAFLATKISFINEIANICEKVGADVTRVAEGMGYDKRIGHAFLKAGIGYGGSCFPKDTRALIQIAGHVDYEFKLLRAVVEVNQDQRMSVIRKLETIFDEELQGKTIAVWGLAFKPNTDDVRESPALEIIQYLIRSGAHVKAYDPIAMRNFRSMYGDNGVMWCDDALEAATGADALCLLTEWDEFVHADLKLLQSILRKPILIDGRNVFKERDLAETSFIYYSIGRPRLNQEVKEEVSALVD; encoded by the coding sequence ATGAATATCACAGTCATCGGCACCGGTTATGTCGGGCTCGTGTCGGGAATCTGCTACGCGGAGCTCGGCCATCGGGTCGTCTGCGTCGACAAGGACCGGGCGAAAGTCGAAACCTTGCAGAACGGGGGCATTCCGATTTACGAGCCCGGCCTGCAGGAGCTCTCGGTTAAGAATTCGGCTGCCGGAAGGCTGAGCTACACGGTCGACCTGCGCGAAGCGGTCGAGCAGTCGGAGATCGTCATCATCGCGGTCGGCACGCCTTCGCTCCCGAACGGCGAAGCGAACCTGGCCTATATCGACCAGGCGGCCATCGAAATCGCGCAGGCGATGAACGGCTATAAAATCATCGCCGTGAAAAGCACCGTGCCCGTCGGCACGAACGAACGCGTGGGCAATCTGATCCGAAGCCGGACGAGCGAGCGGTTCGACAGCATTTCGCTTCCGGAGTTTCTGCGGGAAGGCTCCGCCGTGCAGGATACGATGCATCCCGACCGGATCGTGATCGGCGCCGATTCCGAGAGCGCCGCCGATATCATCGTGCAGCTGCACCGGAAGCTGACGGAGCACATCGTCGTGACGGACATCCGGAGCGCGGAGATGCTGAAATACGCATCCAACGCGTTCCTGGCGACGAAAATCTCGTTCATCAACGAAATCGCGAACATTTGCGAGAAGGTCGGCGCCGACGTGACCCGCGTCGCTGAAGGTATGGGTTACGACAAACGGATCGGCCATGCGTTTCTGAAAGCGGGGATCGGTTACGGCGGGTCCTGCTTCCCGAAAGATACGCGGGCGTTGATCCAAATCGCGGGCCACGTCGATTACGAGTTCAAGCTGCTGCGTGCGGTCGTCGAAGTGAACCAGGATCAGCGGATGAGCGTCATCCGGAAGCTGGAAACGATTTTCGACGAGGAACTGCAGGGGAAGACGATCGCCGTCTGGGGACTGGCCTTCAAGCCGAATACTGACGACGTCCGGGAATCGCCGGCGTTGGAAATCATCCAATATTTGATCCGGAGCGGCGCGCATGTGAAAGCGTACGATCCGATCGCGATGCGAAACTTCCGGAGCATGTACGGGGACAACGGCGTGATGTGGTGCGACGATGCCTTGGAAGCCGCGACCGGCGCGGACGCGTTGTGCCTGCTGACGGAATGGGACGAATTCGTGCATGCGGACCTTAAACTGCTGCAATCGATTCTGAGAAAGCCGATTCTGATCGACGGACGGAACGTATTCAAGGAACGCGATTTGGCGGAAACATCCTTCATCTATTATTCCATCGGCCGTCCACGTCTGAACCAGGAAGTCAAGGAGGAAGTGTCAGCCTTGGTCGACTAG